Part of the Tidjanibacter massiliensis genome is shown below.
CCTTTATTTTATTCCAGAATGATTCAAATCTCCGCCGGGAAAGTCTTCATATACTGTACGCGTTCGAGCAGCGGGTCGCCGGGGCGCTCTTTCCGGTTCATCAGTCCGCGGAAGTCGTCCACGGTTCCGAAGCCGTTGCGCTCCATCCATCCGGTCAGGAAAGCGTCGATATCACCGATAACCTGCATACCGTTTATAAGCAGGGTACTGCAAAGCTGTACGGTACGGGCACCGGCAAGTATCGCCTTGACGGTATCCGCTCCGCTGTGCACGCCAGTGGAGACCGATATGTCCATACCGGGAATTTCGGCCGTTGCGATGGCTACGTCGCGCAGGGATTTATGCAACTCGGCCGGAGTGCTGAGCCCGCTGGCCGGAACATACTCCATGCTATCGATATCGATATCGGGTTCGAAAAACCGGTTGTAGAGGACAGCTCCCCGGACACCGCGGTTGAACGAAGCCTGCATCATGTGGAAAATATTCGTGAAACGCATGCTGAACTTGACCGACACGGGAATATCC
Proteins encoded:
- a CDS encoding dihydroorotate dehydrogenase-like protein, with the protein product MTDLSVKYMGLRLKNPLIASSSPLTATAAHIEELARNGIGAVVLKSIFEEQISGEAAMMARYGNDSPEAADYLHAYLGADYMKGFIDLISEVKRKTDLPVIASINCMSKGKWVEYAGKIACAGADGLELNIFFMPDNETQASAEIESRYLGIIEAVTRSVDIPVSVKFSMRFTNIFHMMQASFNRGVRGAVLYNRFFEPDIDIDSMEYVPASGLSTPAELHKSLRDVAIATAEIPGMDISVSTGVHSGADTVKAILAGARTVQLCSTLLINGMQVIGDIDAFLTGWMERNGFGTVDDFRGLMNRKERPGDPLLERVQYMKTFPAEI